A stretch of the Bacteroidota bacterium genome encodes the following:
- the secG gene encoding preprotein translocase subunit SecG → MFTFFSIVIILLAIFLILVVLTQQSKGSGLTATFGGGSVGSMFGTRRTADFLSKATWVMAATIAILTILVNGFFLPTGSSAESVIQKGGSNQTAPANPGGNQPAK, encoded by the coding sequence ATGTTTACCTTTTTTAGTATCGTTATCATTCTGTTGGCTATCTTTCTTATACTGGTTGTCTTGACACAACAGTCCAAAGGAAGTGGTTTAACTGCGACTTTCGGTGGTGGAAGTGTTGGTAGCATGTTTGGTACACGCCGTACGGCTGACTTTCTTTCTAAAGCAACCTGGGTAATGGCTGCTACCATTGCCATTCTTACCATTCTCGTTAACGGTTTCTTTCTTCCGACTGGATCAAGCGCTGAAAGCGTTATCCAAAAGGGCGGGTCAAATCAGACTGCTCCTGCTAATCCCGGTGGAAATCAACCCGCTAAATAG
- the dacB gene encoding D-alanyl-D-alanine carboxypeptidase/D-alanyl-D-alanine-endopeptidase — MRQKLKINYFITIFLIVSLPLLAQYHDVRSGINNILTAMPAGTMWSILVVDAETNDTVYTYGHRNVMIPASNTKVVTSAAALHLLGGDFILATELRYSGSISTTGVLTGDLYLKGLGNPLFTTKDLETFVAKFKKSGVREITGNIVGDDSYFDDLYSRSQYVGSGEYDYETYPLSALVLDKNIWITGNKFTTPPVAIAEKLKAALEKEGIRIDGKAVSGVMPRGCSLVATSEVRLAELLKIVNKRSDNFYAEYTMKLISAAVNGERGNTKNGIKLCIGFLNESGAYLKGTSLADGSGLSRRNQIPTGVIVKIYEYIYGNQVFRSQFFSTLSISGVDGTLRSRMEQANGDNNLKGKTGTLSGVITLSGYFKTKRGRDMIGAVFFNYSYGYPDYYRGLQDQIFNLLIDKL, encoded by the coding sequence TTGCGGCAAAAATTAAAAATTAATTATTTCATAACGATATTTCTAATTGTTTCCCTCCCCCTTTTGGCTCAATACCATGATGTTCGTTCGGGAATAAACAATATCCTCACTGCCATGCCCGCCGGGACCATGTGGTCGATTCTGGTTGTTGATGCCGAGACAAACGATACGGTTTACACTTACGGCCACCGGAATGTTATGATACCTGCATCCAATACCAAAGTGGTAACAAGTGCGGCGGCACTCCACCTGCTTGGCGGGGATTTTATATTAGCAACAGAATTAAGGTATTCAGGAAGTATCAGCACAACAGGAGTGCTGACCGGGGATCTGTACCTGAAAGGATTGGGGAATCCACTTTTTACAACGAAAGACCTTGAAACATTTGTTGCCAAATTCAAGAAGAGCGGTGTGAGAGAGATAACCGGGAATATCGTCGGTGATGACAGCTATTTCGATGATCTCTACAGCCGGTCGCAGTATGTCGGGAGCGGCGAGTATGATTATGAAACCTATCCGCTTTCAGCTCTCGTGCTCGACAAAAACATCTGGATAACAGGAAACAAATTCACCACACCTCCCGTTGCAATAGCTGAAAAATTGAAAGCCGCTCTCGAGAAAGAGGGGATAAGAATTGACGGTAAAGCGGTATCCGGAGTTATGCCCCGCGGTTGCAGTCTTGTTGCAACTTCGGAAGTGCGGCTTGCAGAGTTGCTGAAAATAGTGAACAAGCGGAGCGACAACTTTTACGCAGAATATACCATGAAACTGATTAGTGCTGCAGTAAACGGTGAGAGGGGAAATACAAAAAACGGAATTAAGCTTTGCATCGGTTTTTTGAATGAGTCGGGTGCCTATTTGAAAGGGACGAGTCTGGCAGACGGAAGCGGTTTGTCGAGGAGAAATCAAATTCCCACGGGTGTGATAGTTAAAATATATGAGTACATTTACGGGAATCAGGTTTTTAGATCGCAGTTCTTTTCAACTCTCAGTATATCCGGTGTGGATGGTACGCTGCGTTCACGGATGGAACAGGCAAACGGCGACAATAATTTGAAGGGGAAAACGGGCACACTTTCGGGTGTTATTACATTAAGCGGTTATTTCAAGACAAAGAGGGGGAGGGACATGATAGGAGCTGTTTTCTTCAACTATTCATACGGCTATCCAGACTATTACAGAGGGCTGCAGGATCAGATATTTAATCTGCTTATAGACAAGCTATAA
- a CDS encoding universal stress protein has translation MAILATINNILFPTDFSKYSMSAAEYAIERAIKYDATIHILHVIEDFKPILAIRTFDLTQEKIENELKQQAETEMEKYIAQMKDKYGDAKVEKVFRFGVSHAEIVKYAAENEIDLIVIATQGKTGLLHTLLGSVAEKVIRHSDCPVLVITPKRD, from the coding sequence ATGGCAATTTTAGCAACAATCAATAATATTTTATTTCCGACAGATTTCAGTAAATATTCCATGTCGGCTGCAGAGTATGCCATTGAAAGAGCCATTAAATATGACGCCACGATACATATTCTTCATGTAATAGAGGATTTTAAGCCGATTCTTGCAATCCGTACCTTCGATTTGACTCAGGAAAAGATCGAAAATGAATTGAAGCAGCAAGCCGAAACTGAAATGGAAAAATACATTGCTCAAATGAAAGATAAGTACGGTGACGCGAAAGTTGAGAAAGTTTTCCGGTTTGGTGTAAGTCATGCCGAAATTGTGAAATATGCCGCAGAAAACGAAATTGACCTTATTGTAATTGCAACCCAGGGAAAAACGGGACTTTTGCACACTCTCCTCGGAAGTGTGGCAGAAAAAGTTATCCGTCACTCTGACTGCCCTGTGCTTGTGATTACGCCAAAAAGGGACTGA
- a CDS encoding TIGR00730 family Rossman fold protein has translation MTRRPPKSYKNEEFLNSSEGRTVRILSEYLDPEAKFKRNKITNTVVVFGSARIKPLSVVLERAKQLESSGNATEEDKKQLERELASAKYYDDAVEFSRLTGEYLVSRTTEDKGFAIVTGGGPGIMEAANKGATLSGCKSVGLTISLPKEESMNDFVIDELGFEFHYFFMRKFWFAYLAKAVVIFPGGFGTLDEMFEILTLVQTKKMTKEMKIILYGSDFWKNLINFDKLIEVGTISPEDVNIFEVHDTPEDAFESLKKYLDVRLVR, from the coding sequence ATGACAAGAAGACCACCGAAATCTTATAAAAATGAAGAATTCCTGAACTCGTCCGAGGGCAGAACTGTAAGAATCCTTTCTGAATATCTCGACCCCGAAGCCAAATTCAAAAGAAATAAAATTACCAACACTGTTGTTGTGTTTGGATCAGCCAGAATCAAACCGCTTAGTGTGGTTCTTGAGAGGGCAAAGCAACTGGAGAGTTCCGGGAACGCAACTGAAGAAGACAAAAAGCAACTCGAAAGAGAGCTCGCCTCTGCCAAATATTATGATGATGCAGTAGAGTTCTCACGCCTTACGGGTGAATACCTGGTCTCGCGAACCACCGAAGATAAAGGCTTTGCGATTGTTACAGGTGGAGGACCCGGGATTATGGAAGCCGCCAATAAAGGGGCAACCCTTTCCGGGTGCAAGTCCGTGGGTCTTACAATCAGCCTCCCGAAAGAGGAAAGCATGAACGATTTCGTGATAGACGAACTTGGATTTGAGTTCCATTACTTCTTCATGAGGAAATTCTGGTTCGCATATCTTGCGAAGGCTGTCGTTATTTTTCCCGGCGGGTTCGGTACTCTCGATGAAATGTTTGAGATTCTGACACTGGTGCAGACGAAAAAGATGACAAAGGAAATGAAAATTATTCTCTATGGAAGTGATTTTTGGAAAAATCTGATCAACTTTGATAAACTGATTGAGGTGGGCACCATTTCACCCGAGGATGTAAATATTTTTGAGGTACATGATACACCTGAGGATGCATTCGAGTCACTCAAAAAGTACCTCGATGTCCGGCTGGTCAGGTAG
- a CDS encoding DEAD/DEAH box helicase, giving the protein MFKEIGIEESIIKAITELGFETPTQVQEQVIPLLLEDNSRDIIALAQTGTGKTAAFGIPILQNLDTAKKKIQVLILSPTRELCLQIADDLANYSKYKTGVKIAAVFGGASIERQIKLVKDGAQIISATPGRLLDLIHRKEVNISEVETVVLDEADEMLNMGFRDELVAILSETPADKNMLLFSATMPSEITGIVKKYMEDPIEITVGKKNSGAENVNHVCYQVYAKDRYLALKRIVDFYPEIYGIVFCRTRRETQEVADLLMKDGYNADALHGDLSQAQRDQVMNKFRIKHLQILVATDVAARGLDVDNLTHIINYSLPEEIELYTHRSGRTGRAGKKGTSIVISNAKEKHILSRIEKQINKKFTYEEIPAGKLICEKQLFHLIDRMEKVEVDYTQIESFLPEIYRKLEWLDREELIMKFVSVEFNRFLDYYKNTAELSTPKEGKSTGKNSRSDVNYTRFFINLGKTDNLKPGTLMGLVNEYTGFSDIQIGDIELQRNFSFFEADSEFTDVIMSSFSGKDYKGRTISVEISEGKSKTGSDDRPRRASFGGDRGRSSEGGRSNYRGGNRSRSSEGGNRSGGGGYGGGRGRSSEGSSSGGSGYGRSRSSEGSSSSGSGFNRSRSSEGSSGGGYKGKRSSEGSSGGYRGHGGSSESAGGGEGSRRFKEFNSRERKSDKPSFGDKYKKREKKQF; this is encoded by the coding sequence ATGTTTAAAGAAATTGGAATTGAAGAGAGCATCATTAAAGCCATCACAGAACTTGGCTTTGAAACGCCCACTCAAGTTCAGGAACAGGTAATACCATTACTTTTGGAAGATAACAGCAGGGATATTATAGCCCTTGCACAGACAGGTACCGGTAAGACCGCAGCGTTCGGCATACCGATACTTCAGAATCTTGATACTGCAAAGAAAAAGATTCAGGTACTTATATTAAGTCCGACCAGAGAACTTTGCCTGCAGATCGCCGATGATCTTGCAAACTACTCAAAATATAAAACGGGTGTAAAAATTGCCGCTGTGTTTGGCGGAGCGAGCATCGAAAGACAAATAAAATTAGTGAAAGACGGAGCTCAGATAATATCAGCCACTCCGGGCAGATTACTCGATCTTATTCATCGTAAAGAAGTAAACATTTCCGAAGTAGAGACTGTGGTTCTCGATGAAGCTGATGAGATGTTGAACATGGGATTCAGAGATGAACTCGTTGCGATACTATCCGAGACACCTGCAGACAAGAACATGCTTCTTTTCTCTGCAACCATGCCTTCAGAAATTACCGGAATTGTTAAAAAATATATGGAAGACCCGATTGAAATTACAGTCGGAAAGAAAAACTCAGGTGCCGAGAATGTAAATCATGTCTGTTATCAGGTATATGCAAAAGACAGATATCTTGCACTGAAAAGAATCGTGGATTTTTATCCCGAGATTTACGGTATCGTTTTTTGCCGTACAAGAAGAGAAACCCAGGAAGTGGCAGATCTTTTGATGAAAGACGGTTATAATGCTGATGCACTTCATGGGGACTTGAGTCAGGCTCAGCGTGACCAGGTAATGAACAAATTCAGAATAAAACACCTGCAGATTCTTGTTGCAACTGATGTTGCTGCGAGAGGTCTTGATGTTGACAACCTGACACACATTATCAACTACAGCCTTCCCGAAGAGATAGAACTCTACACACACAGAAGCGGAAGAACAGGCAGAGCCGGAAAAAAAGGGACTTCGATTGTTATTTCCAATGCAAAAGAGAAGCACATTCTCAGCCGGATTGAGAAACAGATCAATAAAAAGTTTACCTATGAAGAAATTCCTGCCGGTAAATTAATCTGCGAAAAACAGCTTTTCCACCTTATCGACAGAATGGAAAAAGTGGAAGTTGACTACACTCAGATCGAATCATTTTTGCCTGAAATCTACAGAAAACTTGAATGGCTCGACAGGGAAGAACTGATTATGAAGTTCGTTTCGGTTGAGTTTAACCGCTTCCTCGATTATTATAAAAATACTGCTGAACTCTCAACACCAAAAGAGGGAAAATCGACAGGCAAGAATTCAAGATCTGATGTGAACTACACAAGATTTTTTATTAATCTTGGAAAGACAGACAATTTGAAGCCGGGAACCCTCATGGGACTCGTTAACGAGTACACAGGATTTTCAGATATACAGATTGGTGACATCGAACTTCAGCGTAACTTTTCATTTTTTGAAGCGGATTCCGAGTTTACCGATGTAATCATGAGTTCATTCAGTGGGAAAGATTATAAAGGGAGAACCATTTCGGTCGAAATTTCAGAGGGTAAGAGCAAAACGGGTTCGGATGACAGACCAAGAAGAGCATCTTTTGGTGGCGATCGTGGCAGAAGCTCTGAAGGCGGAAGAAGCAATTACCGTGGCGGCAACAGAAGCAGAAGCTCTGAAGGCGGCAACAGAAGTGGTGGCGGCGGATACGGCGGTGGCAGAGGAAGAAGCTCCGAAGGATCATCCTCGGGCGGTTCCGGATATGGCCGCAGTCGCAGTTCCGAAGGATCATCATCAAGTGGTTCCGGCTTTAACAGAAGCCGCAGTTCTGAAGGATCATCGGGTGGTGGTTACAAAGGAAAAAGAAGCTCTGAAGGCTCTTCAGGTGGTTACCGCGGACACGGCGGAAGCTCTGAAAGTGCCGGCGGCGGAGAGGGTTCAAGACGCTTTAAGGAGTTTAATTCCCGCGAAAGGAAGTCAGACAAGCCTTCTTTCGGTGATAAATACAAAAAAAGAGAAAAAAAACAGTTTTAA
- a CDS encoding sigma-70 family RNA polymerase sigma factor — protein sequence MTKNYNGDIYADFEREAVPHMDALFNFALRMTGDSDEASDLVQDTYMRAFRFFDKFEKGTNCKAWLFRIMKNTYINSYRKKTKEPERYDYEDVENYYENVKPSSTEDAHLEKEIFDNLLDDQVASAISSLPEDFRTVVILADIEGFTYEEIADFIDCPVGTVRSRLHRARKMLYAKLYDYAGTKGYVKN from the coding sequence ATGACAAAAAACTATAACGGCGATATTTACGCTGATTTTGAACGGGAAGCCGTTCCGCACATGGATGCGCTTTTTAATTTTGCACTCAGGATGACCGGTGACTCTGACGAGGCGAGTGATCTGGTGCAGGATACCTACATGCGTGCCTTCCGCTTCTTCGATAAATTTGAAAAAGGAACCAACTGTAAAGCCTGGTTGTTTAGAATAATGAAGAACACCTACATCAATTCATACCGGAAAAAGACAAAAGAACCGGAACGATACGATTATGAAGATGTAGAGAACTATTACGAAAATGTGAAGCCCTCTTCCACCGAAGACGCCCATCTCGAAAAAGAGATTTTTGACAATCTTCTCGACGATCAGGTTGCGTCAGCCATTTCCTCTCTCCCGGAAGATTTCAGAACGGTTGTTATCCTTGCTGATATCGAGGGATTCACTTATGAAGAAATAGCAGATTTTATAGACTGCCCTGTAGGTACAGTCAGATCTAGACTGCACAGAGCCCGCAAAATGCTCTATGCAAAACTCTATGACTACGCAGGCACAAAAGGTTATGTTAAGAATTAG
- the rpsU gene encoding 30S ribosomal protein S21, whose translation MIGITVQENESIDKALKRFKKKYERSGILKEFKKRTFFVKPSIKKRLERIKAERRAHRTDNKD comes from the coding sequence TTGATAGGCATTACTGTACAAGAGAACGAATCTATAGATAAAGCGTTAAAGCGCTTCAAAAAGAAGTATGAACGCTCCGGCATATTAAAAGAATTTAAGAAGAGGACATTCTTCGTTAAACCTTCAATCAAGAAAAGACTTGAGAGGATTAAAGCGGAGAGAAGAGCTCACAGGACTGACAACAAGGATTAA
- a CDS encoding exodeoxyribonuclease V subunit gamma, translating into MILTPLDNFKDFVLDNWLMDNKDRTDDTGLLLLLPTKRRQREFKKFLAKNYPGVKLKTDTIRDLARKIGSKIDPGFGIIPDEILEIFIRQIINDLNDADFSHNLTNGMIRLIKNTISEFKENGTSADSLILEINNLNPVNKEKALFLSRVFSALDLRLKSSGMKEIGDIYLMIQTNSQLVPSAFRSVYPDVKEVFMQNFMELTSPEITLVEGIAKHTGNRVYIDFDYSVGNPFLFEKLQKCFNSLEKAGFRSHKSESESSQDFHSHLKENLFKPVKPGITKVDNIFEIQAPTLYDETNFVAKEIKNLLLTDKSLQTSEIGVIFHRIPAYTPFIRAAFESQGIPTNITDRFRTGDFSPVSALLDLLKVISHNFSFDSVFRVLSNPVLQKRYGNSTHFKRGCSHIKVTSGYEKMVKLFSLEIQKFQGDTGEEEEFDNTSIISSLKSSLVTIQKLWGDLESLIFEMEPIEFFNKVKKLVKDTGLLTACVSDTGSAALFNIRALSTFLSSASFLFNVLQQYENRKRNFEEYLEMLLDLSQETRFNLVEQPETGVMITTPDEARGLKFKHLFICALNDGDFPTRYRAEIFKYDGATEQIKKHSAEERLLFYQALTAWRGPAKGRLYLTNSKKTGAKEKVESFFKSDFKTLFTVTPVDVKIYEQKIYSKRDIFTSWQQFDEKTAVDALQKSSLINQFDIPEIKQRSNDYLTQSNLAGSENNPFAGYISFDETEETPLSLPVLRRVNSPFSATSLESYASCPYQFFAKYILGTEADEEISEELDSLEFGTLLHSILRAFHSELLEQNKKISDCTDKELEEYLNRLIDIATNIEDHNLTELLDTESFLSAEKILGIAGNATWSILYKYLEIARNSSDTLLPALFESNFAGLKLRGKNSAERTAPYEIKIKGRIDRIDVDDTNKLFKVIDYKSGKKEYSLDHVKEGKLLQLPLYLMAADKGKIKDLPEEFSYLFPQIFSLKYNKDDFGAKDIKFPIGREKIADTHENAKAKWEELLQLTETNIQKFVLRILEGKFNLTSDSDRDEKNCKYCKLQPLCRVKEHKI; encoded by the coding sequence ATGATACTTACACCACTCGACAATTTTAAGGACTTTGTTCTCGATAACTGGCTAATGGACAACAAAGACAGAACCGATGATACCGGTCTCCTTCTGCTGCTCCCTACTAAAAGAAGACAAAGAGAATTTAAAAAATTCCTTGCCAAAAATTACCCGGGAGTAAAACTAAAAACCGACACCATAAGAGACCTTGCCCGGAAAATAGGAAGTAAAATCGACCCCGGTTTTGGAATCATTCCTGACGAAATTCTGGAGATTTTTATCAGACAAATTATAAACGATTTGAATGATGCCGATTTTTCACACAACCTGACAAACGGGATGATAAGGCTGATCAAAAACACAATCTCCGAATTCAAGGAAAACGGTACCAGCGCCGACAGTCTAATCCTCGAGATCAACAATCTTAACCCCGTAAACAAAGAAAAAGCCCTCTTTCTGTCACGGGTATTTTCTGCTCTCGATCTCAGACTTAAATCCTCCGGAATGAAAGAAATTGGCGACATCTATCTGATGATTCAGACTAACTCACAACTTGTACCATCTGCTTTCCGTTCTGTCTACCCCGATGTGAAAGAAGTCTTCATGCAAAACTTCATGGAGCTCACTTCTCCTGAAATAACCCTGGTGGAAGGGATCGCAAAACATACGGGGAACAGGGTTTATATCGATTTCGATTACTCAGTAGGAAATCCTTTCCTGTTTGAAAAGCTGCAAAAATGTTTCAATTCTCTTGAAAAAGCAGGATTTAGAAGTCACAAGTCTGAGAGTGAGTCTTCACAGGATTTCCATTCACATCTTAAAGAGAACCTGTTCAAACCTGTGAAACCCGGAATAACCAAAGTTGACAACATCTTTGAAATTCAGGCACCGACACTGTATGACGAAACCAATTTTGTTGCCAAAGAGATCAAGAACCTCCTTTTAACCGATAAAAGCCTTCAGACATCCGAAATTGGTGTTATTTTTCATCGTATCCCGGCTTATACTCCCTTCATAAGAGCTGCATTCGAGTCACAAGGAATTCCGACAAATATAACCGACCGGTTCAGAACCGGCGACTTTTCACCCGTCTCAGCATTGCTGGATCTTCTCAAGGTGATTTCGCACAATTTTAGCTTTGATTCTGTCTTCCGTGTATTGTCGAATCCCGTCCTGCAGAAAAGATACGGCAATTCCACACATTTTAAAAGAGGGTGCAGTCACATAAAAGTTACATCGGGATATGAAAAAATGGTCAAACTCTTCTCACTTGAAATACAAAAATTCCAGGGAGACACAGGTGAAGAGGAGGAATTTGACAACACATCCATCATCTCATCATTAAAATCGTCACTGGTCACCATCCAGAAGCTGTGGGGTGATCTTGAATCTCTCATCTTCGAGATGGAGCCCATTGAATTCTTCAACAAAGTAAAAAAACTTGTAAAGGATACCGGTCTCCTCACAGCCTGTGTTTCCGATACAGGAAGTGCAGCGCTCTTCAATATACGGGCACTTTCCACCTTCCTGAGTTCCGCTTCATTTCTCTTCAATGTTTTACAACAGTACGAGAACAGAAAACGAAACTTTGAAGAATACCTCGAAATGTTGCTCGATCTGTCGCAGGAGACCAGATTTAATCTCGTCGAACAACCCGAAACAGGCGTAATGATTACCACTCCCGATGAAGCGAGGGGGCTGAAATTTAAACACCTCTTTATATGTGCTCTCAACGATGGTGATTTTCCCACAAGATACAGGGCTGAAATCTTTAAATATGACGGTGCCACAGAACAAATTAAAAAACACTCCGCGGAAGAGAGACTCCTTTTCTATCAGGCTCTCACGGCATGGAGAGGCCCGGCAAAAGGCAGACTTTACCTGACTAACAGCAAAAAAACAGGGGCAAAAGAAAAAGTTGAGTCATTCTTTAAAAGCGATTTTAAAACCCTTTTTACTGTCACCCCTGTTGATGTCAAAATCTATGAACAAAAAATTTATTCAAAAAGGGATATCTTTACCTCCTGGCAACAGTTTGATGAAAAAACAGCGGTTGATGCCCTTCAAAAATCATCGCTGATAAATCAGTTTGACATCCCGGAGATCAAACAAAGAAGTAACGACTACCTCACCCAGTCCAACCTTGCCGGTTCCGAAAACAATCCCTTTGCCGGATACATTTCATTCGATGAAACGGAGGAGACTCCCCTTTCACTTCCTGTTCTGAGGAGGGTGAACTCCCCTTTTTCTGCCACCAGTCTGGAAAGTTACGCCAGTTGTCCGTATCAGTTTTTTGCAAAGTATATACTTGGCACCGAAGCTGACGAGGAAATATCGGAAGAACTCGATTCGCTGGAGTTCGGTACACTTCTGCACTCGATTCTGAGAGCATTTCACTCTGAGTTACTCGAACAAAATAAAAAAATCAGCGATTGCACCGACAAGGAACTTGAAGAATACCTAAACAGACTGATCGATATCGCCACAAACATTGAGGATCACAACCTTACAGAACTCCTCGATACCGAATCATTCCTTTCAGCCGAAAAAATCCTCGGTATTGCCGGCAATGCCACCTGGTCCATTCTTTACAAATACCTTGAAATTGCCAGAAACAGCTCCGATACACTTCTTCCTGCCCTTTTTGAAAGCAATTTTGCAGGGTTAAAACTGAGAGGTAAAAACAGTGCGGAAAGAACAGCTCCCTATGAGATTAAAATCAAAGGAAGAATCGACCGGATTGATGTGGATGATACAAATAAATTGTTCAAGGTTATAGATTATAAATCAGGCAAAAAAGAGTACTCGCTGGACCATGTAAAAGAAGGGAAGCTTTTGCAGCTCCCCCTCTATTTAATGGCAGCAGATAAAGGAAAAATCAAGGATTTGCCCGAGGAATTTTCATATCTTTTCCCGCAGATTTTCTCCCTGAAATACAACAAAGATGATTTCGGTGCAAAAGATATCAAATTTCCAATAGGTCGTGAGAAAATTGCTGACACTCACGAAAACGCCAAAGCCAAGTGGGAGGAATTACTCCAGCTCACTGAAACAAATATTCAAAAATTTGTCCTGCGCATCCTCGAAGGCAAATTTAACCTGACTTCTGATTCTGACAGGGACGAAAAAAATTGCAAATACTGTAAATTGCAGCCCCTCTGCCGGGTTAAGGAGCACAAAATTTAA
- a CDS encoding carboxypeptidase produces MTDRLQFEIPREYAGFKEEGLPDRYYTFNDVDKLIGDLFKDPLFNVQTAGKSEEGREIRLIKTGTGSTVIFMWAQMHGDEPTANAALFDLMKFLRNPGRFVNLRDEILDNLTLWIMPLVNPDGAERFTRENASGVDLNRDAYDLTTPEANVLMNSFRQIKPDFAFNLHDQGRAHAAGDSGRPATISFLAPPPDKSSSNPPNRLNAKKLISSLVDHLEKLIPGHIGRYSDEFEYRAFGDTFQALGAATILIESGGWEDDIERRFQRRLNFFLFITAFKSIISGEYQNYETKLYDGLPGNKKVMYDLLIRGVKLEGELVNIGINRIEVPSKTGRPVKIKGTVKRIGKLRNRRGYTEIDGTGLSIVPAVRIGGRANFVLQQGEKKVYEVKDGIAIEIPDQV; encoded by the coding sequence ATGACTGACCGGTTACAATTCGAAATTCCAAGGGAATATGCAGGGTTTAAGGAAGAGGGATTACCTGACCGTTACTATACTTTCAACGATGTTGACAAGCTTATCGGTGATTTATTCAAAGATCCACTTTTTAATGTTCAGACTGCCGGGAAATCCGAAGAGGGTCGTGAAATAAGGCTTATAAAAACGGGAACAGGCAGTACAGTCATTTTCATGTGGGCACAGATGCATGGTGACGAACCCACTGCAAACGCAGCTCTTTTTGACCTGATGAAGTTTTTGAGAAATCCCGGAAGATTCGTTAACCTCCGGGATGAAATTCTGGATAACCTGACTTTATGGATAATGCCGCTCGTCAACCCTGACGGTGCGGAACGATTTACGCGGGAAAATGCCTCCGGGGTCGATCTTAACCGGGATGCATACGACCTGACTACACCCGAAGCAAATGTTTTAATGAACAGTTTCCGCCAGATCAAGCCTGATTTTGCCTTCAATCTTCATGATCAGGGGAGAGCACATGCGGCTGGCGATTCGGGCAGACCGGCGACCATCTCTTTTCTCGCACCACCTCCTGATAAATCCAGTTCAAATCCCCCAAACCGTTTAAATGCAAAAAAGCTTATTTCCAGCCTTGTCGACCACCTTGAGAAACTTATTCCCGGGCATATTGGAAGGTACAGCGATGAATTTGAGTACAGAGCTTTTGGTGACACTTTTCAGGCTCTTGGGGCAGCAACAATTCTGATTGAAAGTGGCGGATGGGAGGATGATATTGAGAGACGGTTTCAGAGGAGACTGAACTTTTTTCTCTTTATTACAGCATTCAAATCGATTATCTCTGGTGAGTATCAGAATTATGAGACAAAACTGTATGACGGACTCCCGGGTAATAAAAAAGTGATGTATGATCTCCTCATCCGGGGTGTAAAGCTTGAAGGTGAACTGGTGAATATCGGAATAAACAGAATCGAAGTCCCTTCAAAAACGGGGAGGCCTGTCAAAATAAAGGGAACAGTAAAAAGAATCGGGAAACTTCGAAACCGCCGGGGTTACACAGAAATTGACGGTACTGGGTTATCAATTGTTCCTGCAGTAAGAATCGGCGGAAGGGCGAACTTTGTGCTGCAACAGGGGGAGAAAAAAGTTTATGAAGTAAAAGACGGAATAGCTATTGAAATTCCGGATCAAGTATAA